CTATATTTTTATATTTTTCTTCAAACTCTTTGCATATTTTTTCTATTTCATCATAAGACAGATTAGAGTTAAAAACTGAAATAGCACCGGTTGGTATAACATTATGCCTTGTCCCTCCATTAATAAGGGAAATCTCTATATCCCCAATAAAATTAAGAATCTCCCCCATCAATTTTATAGCATTAAGTCTATTTTTATCTATATCTACACCCGAATGCCCGCCAAAAAGTCCGGTTATTTCAATTTGGTATGAATATGCAACCTGACTTTTCAAAAAATTATATTTTTTATCCCCATACAAGTCCCTTCCACCTGCACAACCGATAATTATTTCATCATCATCTTCCGAATCAAGATTAATCATATATTTGGAGCTCAAAAGTCCGCTTTCCAAGTTATTTGCACCGTTTAGGCCCGTCTCTTCATCCACTGTAAAAAGCAATTCAAGGCCTTTATTTTTTAAAATATCTTTATCTTCAGCCAAAGTCATCATCATTGCAACACCAATACCATTGTCAGCTCCGAGTGTAGTCCCATTAGCTTTAATAATATCACCATCAATTATAATATTTATGGGGTCTTTAGTAAAATCATGATTAACTTCAGGAGATTTTTCACACACCATATCCAGATGACTTTGTAATGCTACTTTTTCCGCATTGTCACCAACATAAACGAAAAGATTGTTCCCCCTATCTTCAGTAAAAGGGAAATTATTTTTTTCCGCCCAACCTTTTAAATATTGAATAATTTTACCTTCATTTTTTGAACACCTTGGGACTCCGGAAATTTCTTTAAAATATTTAACGATATTTTCTGTCACATCCGCCTCCGATATAACCTATTATTAAACCTAAACTCATCCTAACATAATTTACTTTTAAAGAGTAATACTTTTTCGTTTTTGTTGACAATTTTTGTATAAAATATATATTGTGAAATCAATCAATTTAGGAGGTAATGGATGGCAACTGTATTTACGACCGAAAATTTTAAGAGTGAAGTGTTAGATAGCGATGTTCCGGTACTTGTGGACTTTTGGGCTGTATGGTGCGGTCCCTGTAAGATGCTTACCCCTACTATCGACCAAATAGCTAAGGAATTTGAAGGTAAAGCAAAGGTAGGGAAAGTAAACGTTGACGACAATCAGCAATTGGCTGCTCAGTTTGGCATCATGAGCATTCCTACCGTTATTATCTTTAAAGGTGGAAAGGTTGTTGAGCAGTTTATAGGCGTTCAACCTAAAGGCGTCTATGTCGACGCATTGAACAAACACCTTTAGGGCACATTCAAGAGGTTATAAATGCCGATTTACGAATATGAATGCAAAGATTGCAAAAATATTTTTTCAAAGCTTGTAATAAAACAAGACGCAAAGGTTGAATGCCCTTCTTGCAAATCTCAAAATGTAGAAAAGAAGATGAGTAAAGTTTCTTCTGTGGGAAATGCGGGCTCAACATCCTCTTGTGGACACTCGGGCTTTAGCTGAGCTTAGAAACTAATTGCCGAGGTTCGGCAATTAAATAAAAGGCACCTAAAACGGTGCCTTTTTTATTTTAAAAAACATTTAAAACAGTATAATTTTTATTAAAGGTTTATTAACTGCTCCTTAATCTCTTTCCCAGGTTTAAAATAAGGAACTTTTTTGGCAGGAACTTCAACCTTTTCCCCAGTTTTAGGGTTTCTTCCGGTTTTTGCAGATTTTTCTCTGACTTTAAAACTTCCAAATCCCCTAATCTCTACCTTACCACCACTTTTAAGAGTATCTTTAATAGATGAAAACACACCATTTACAATAAACTCAATCTGCTTCTTAGTCATATCAGGGTATTCTTCTGATAGCTTTTCAATTAATTCTGATTTAGTCATAACCGACAGCCTCCTTTAAAAGATAAAATTACTTCCATTTTTAACTATATCGTATTATAACTTGTATAATGTTATGTGTAAAGTAAATTTTAGAAAAACTGTAGCTAAAATATTCAAAAAGAGGTTATTGAAGTTTAACTATAATGAAATTTAAAGAAAAAAAACGTTCTTTATTTGCAAAAATATTACACTCAAGCTTCGGAGTATTTACCAGTAGAATATTTGGACTTATCAGGGACTTAGTTATTGCCGCTCTTTTCGGTGCTTCCAAATATACCGATGCTTTTTTTGTTGCATTTGCCATTCCAAACTTATTCAGAGCCTTATTTGCAGAAGGGGCACTTTCTTCTGCATTTATCCCCATTTTAGCGGAAAATAGAAATAAAGGGGTCAAATATTCCAACACATATATGACAAAAATAATTACATATTTGTTCTTAATTGTAGGATTATTAACCTTTATTATAATAATCTTTTCCAAATACTTTATTTTATTATTTCTGCCTGGGTATGCAACCGATAAAGAGATGGTCATTTTTGCTTCAAACATTTTGAAGATTGTTATGCCGTATCTTCTATTTATAAGCATATCTTCAATATTTGCTGGCTTTTTAAATCTTCTTGGAAGTTTTTTTATCCCCCAATCATCTACAGCCCTTTTAAACATTTCAATGATAGCAGGGGCTTATATTGGGTGGATATTTGATAATAATATTTATTATTTGGCTTACGGTGTTTTCGTAGGCGGAATTTTACAATTACTATTATTATTTGTATTCTCTTACATTTACGGCTACAGAATACAATCAAACCTTAAAATGTCAGATAATGTAAAAAAAACATTCTTACTTATAATTCCGTCTATTTTTGGAGTTGGCATTAGCCAATTAAACTTTACCGTTGGTAGAATTATAGCCTCTTTTTTAAATGAGGGGAGCATTTCATATCTATATTATGCAAATCGCCTCTTTCAATTCCCACTTGGTGTATTTTCTGTTGCACTAAGCGGGGTAGCACTTGCCGAACTTAGCAAAACTGACATAATTGATACACAATCAAAACAACACAACCTTATTGACAAAGCATTTATTGCCATCATTTTAATAATACTCCCTGCAACAATTGGTCTTATCTTACTATCTGACGAAATTACACGTTTTATTTATCAGAGAAACCACTTTACAGCACTTGATGCAGCGCAAACTGCTTCAGCTCTCATTATGTATTCAGCCGGATTAATATTCTTTTCTTTTGTAAACCTTTTTACAAAAGTTTTCCATTCGCGAAAAGATACAAAAACTCCCGTAAAAATAGCAGCAATCTCATTTATTTGTAATGTAATTTTCATGCTATTGTTTATAAAATGGTTTTCTCACGCAGGCATTGCACTTGCATCCTCGTTTGCCGCTGGAATCAATGCATTTCTTTTGTATGCATATATCAGAGATTATAGTTTTAATTTTAAAAACAACTTGGCAATTATTTTGAAAATAGTTTCAGCTTCTGCAATAATGGCTACAGTTGTAACAATATTAAAACATTACAGTTTAAACCTATTGATTGTAATTTTAATTTCTGCTATGACTTACTTTCTTTGTTTAGCAGTACTAAAAGTTAATATAAGGAGAGTACTCAAGTGAAATGCTGCATCCAAAGGGCTGATTCCGCTTACGTTGAAATAGATGGAAAAATATATTCTCAAATAGAAAAAGGTCTCTTGGTCCTTGTGGGCTTCTTTAATAATGATGAAGAATCTTATATCGATTTTATGTCAAAAAAGGTCTGCGGACTTCGTATCTTTGAAAATGATTCTGGGAAGATGGACTTATCCGTTCAGGATATTGAGGGAGAGCTATTGATAGTAAGTCAATTTACTCTGGCAGGTGAAGTTAAAAAGGGGATGAGACCTGATTTTATGAATGCAATGCATCCTGAAAAAGCTGTAAGATATTATGAAAAATTTATAGAAAAATGCAAAAATATACTTGGAGAGAGTAAAGTTAAAACAGGTGTATTTGGAGCAAAAATGAAAATTGGCCTTGTAAATAACGGCCCTGTAACTATAATCTTAGAAAAACAAGAAAAATAAGTTTTCATGGGAGAAGAGATGAAACTTCAGATTTTAAATGTAGGCCCCCTTTATGTAAACTGCTCCATTTTTTCAGTTAATGACAAATGTATAATATTTGACCCGGGTGATGATTTTAAAGAAATAGATGAGTATCTCACAAAGAATAAACTGACGCCGTTATTTATCTTAAACACACACGGTCATTTTGACCACATTGGCGCTGTAAATGAAATAAAAGAAAAATATAATATTCCATTTTACGTCTCAAAAAAGGATGAGCAAATTATGGAAGACTCTGCTAAACAGGCTGTTATTTTCGGCCTACCCCCAAGAAAAGCTCCAATTATAGACAAAGATGTCAAGGACGGTGATATTTTTGAAATTGAGGGGGTCAAAATTAGAGCTATTGCAACCCCGGGGCACACTCCAGGGGGTATGTGTTATCTAATTGAGAATCAACATATTCTAATATCGGGGGACTCCCTTTTTTACCTCTCAATAGGGAGGACTGATTTTCCTTACTCAGATTTCGATGCGCTGGTAAGCGGGATTAAAAATAAATTATTTAAGTTGCCAAGTGAGACAGTAGTAATACCAGGACATGGGGATAAAACAACTATAGGTTTTGAAAAGAAAACCAATCCTTTTTTGAGGTAAATATATGGATTATGGAATAAAAATTTGGTCCAAGAATTATTTTAAAATTAAAGACGGTAAAGTAATTATTAATCATGGTAAAAAGCCTGCAATAGTGGATATCGTAAAAGATGTCAGAAGCGAAGGCTACAAAGGTCCTTTGCTAATAAGATTTCCACATCTCATTAAAAATCAGATAGACACACTCTTTGAGAGTTTTGAAAAATCGATGAAAGAATATTCATATAATGGGAAATTTAACGGTGTATTCCCTCTTAAAGTTAATCAATTCCCAAATTTTGTAATACCATTAACCGAAATCTCCCAAGGTTATAACTACGGGCTTGAAGCGGGCAGTAAACCTGAGCTTATCATTGCTATGAGCTACACAAATCTCGGCAGCCCCATAATTGTTAATGGTTTTAAAGATAAAGAAATGATAACACTTGGATTTATTGCTGCTCAAATGGGGCACGATATCACAATCACAATAGAAGGTATTAATGAGCTTGAAACAATACTGGAAGTAGCAAAAGAGATGGGATCACCTTACCCCAATATTGGCCTAAGAATCAGACTACACAGCTCAGGTATCGGCATTTGGGCCAAAAGTGGCGGCATAAACTCAAAGTTTGGACTTACTTCTGCGGAGCTTGTAGAGGCTATGACAATGTTAAAACAAGCCGATATGCTAGAAAATTTTAAAATGATACATTTTCATATCGGCTCACAAATTAGCGAAATTTCACCAATGAAAAAGGCGTTGCGTGAAGCTGGTAACATTTATGCTGAACTTTACAAAATGGGGGCAACAAACTTAAACTCTGTTGACCTTGGGGGCGGACTTGCCGTTGAATATAGCCAACACAAAGGAATATATGAAAAAAACTATACATTGGAAGAATTTACAAGTGACGTTGTATATCTTTTGAAAATGATTGCACAAAATAAAAAGGTTCCAGAACCTGATATATACATAGAAGCAGGAAGATTTATAGCGGCAAGTCATGCCATTGTGGTAGCACCTGTCCTTGAGCTTTTTTCTCAGGAATACGATCAAAAAGAGTTGAATCTTAAAGAAAAAAATCCACCGTTAATTGATGAATTATACGAGCTGTATAAGATAATGAATGAAAATAATGCCATAGAATTTTTACATGACAGTTTGGATCACATGGAATCCCTCTTAACCCTTTTTGATCTTGGTTACATTGATTTGATAGACAGGAGTAATACCGAGATACTTGTTCACCTTATTATCAAAAAAGCTGTGGATTTATTAAGGAATAAAGATCTAACTGACATAATAAATATTCAAAATATGATTCAAGAAAGATACCTTTTAAATTTCTCAATATTCCAAAGCCTTCCCGACTATTGGGGGCTCGGACAAAATTTCCCAGTTATGCCCCTTGAAAAATTAGATGAAAAACCAACAAGATCTGCAAGCTTATGGGATATAACTTGTGATAGTGATGGGGAAATATCTTTTGATACTCAAAAGCCTCTATTTTTACACGATGTAAATCTCATTGAGGAAGATTACTTTTTATGCTTCTTTCTTGTAGGAGCTTATCAAGAAACAATGGGGATGCAGCATAACCTATTCACCCATCCGACTGAATTAACTGTGGATTTTGATGAAGAAGGTAATTACGAAATAAAAAATATCATTGAAGCCCAAAATATTTTGGATATACTTGATGATATGGATTATGATATAAAAGATGTTGAAAGAAGATTAAAACAAAAAATAGAAGAATCAAAAAAGATAAATGATGATATGAGGAGCTATATTTTAGGTAAACTATATGTTTTCCTGAGTGAAAACTGTTATCTTAAAACCATTGCAGGATGTAAAAATGACTAAAAAGGAGCAATTATGGGAAAAGTAATTATTATTGGCGCTGGAGGCGTTGGAAACGTTGTTGCTAAAAAATGTGCAAGTTTGCCGAATGTATTTACAGAAATATGCCTGGCAAGCAGGACATTATCTAAATGTGAGCAAATAGCAAAAGAGGTAAAGAAAAATTATAATGTAGATATTAATGTTGAGCAGGTTGATGCTGATAACGTTAAGGATTTGGTAGCACTATTTAAAAAGTATAACCCTGATTTGGTAATTAATGTTGCACTCCCTTATCAAGACTTGACAATTATGGATGCCTGCCTTGAAGCAGGAGTAAACTATCTTGACACTGCAAATTATGAGCCTATCGATACAGCTCATTTTGAATACAGTTGGCAGTGGGCTTATCAGGATAAATTTAAAGAAAAAGGGTTAATGGCTATTTTAGGCTGTGGTTTTGACCCGGGGGTTACAAATATTTTCTGTGCTTATGCACAAAAACACTTATACGATGAAATTAATTATATTGACATATTAGATTGCAATGCCGGTGACCACGGGCATCCATTTGCGACAAATTTTAACCCTGAAATCAATATACGGGAAGTCACCCAAGTTGTTAGACATTGGAATGAAGGTAAATGGGTAGAAACACCACCTATTATTGAAGATGGCTCCGTTCATTTTACATTTAATTATCCTGAAGCAGGACCAAGAGAAAGCTATCTTTTATATCACGAAGAGATGGAATCCCTTGTAAAAAATATAAAAGGATTAAAAAGGATTCGCTTTTGGATGACCTTTTCAGATAATTACCTTACTCATTTAAAAGTTTTACAAAATGTTGGAATGACAAGAATTGATGAAGTAGATTACGAAGGGTGTAAAGTAGTCCCACTGAAATTTTTAAAAGCACTGTTGCCTGACCCTGGTAGCTTAGGGGAAAACTATAAAGGGAAAACTGTAATCGGCTGCGTTTTTGACGGTATAAAGGGTGGCAAGAGATTTAAAAAATACATCTATAATGTATGTGACCACGCAGAAGCCTACAAAGAAGTACAAGCTCAAGCTGTATCTTACACTACCGGAGTACCTGCTATGATCGGTGCTATGATGTTTCTAACCGGTGAGTGGAAAGGTGAAGGGGTATTTAATGTAGAGCAACTTGACCCTGATAAATTTATGGAAGCGCTCAATAAATACGGTCTACCATGGCAGGTAACCGATTTTGACGGGAAATTACCTGAATGAAAAAGTTTGTAGATATTGCAGAAACATATTTTCCCACAAAGATAACCGGCAGGGTTAAAACACCCTGCTACCTTATCAGTGAAAAGAAAATTGAGGAAAATTGTCAAGTTTTAGATTATGTTCAAAAAGAGACAGGAGCGAAAATACTCCTTGCTTTAAAAGCATTTGCACAACCTTATGGATTTAACATAATAAAAAAATATCTCCATGGAGTCTGTGCCAGCGGTCCAGTTGAGGCAAGACTTGGAAGGGAAGAATTTTCAAAAGAGGTACATACTTTTGCTCCCGCTTTTACAAAAAAACAATTTGATGAGGTTTTACAATATTCTGATCACATAATATTCAACTCTGTCAACCAGTTTAACAAATATGCACACTTGGCAAAATCGAACGGGAAAGAAGTGGGCTTGAGAGTAAATCCCGGATACTCTGAAGTTGAAGTTGAGCTTTACGATCCTTGTGCTGTCGGCTCAAGGTTTGGCGTCAACCCTGAAAATTTGACTGACTTTGATATTGCTCAGTTAGACGGCCTTCATTTTCATGCGATGTGTGAGCAAAATGCGGATGTACTTGTAAGGGTGCTTGAAAGTTTTGAAAATAGATTTGGAAAATATATTGATAAGTTAAAATGGGTAAATTTTGGCGGAGGTCATCACATCACTCGTGAAGATTACGATATCAATTTATTGATTGAAACTATAAATAAATTTAGAAAAAAACATAATAACATCAATGTATATCTCGAGCCGGGTGAAGCAGTGGTGCTCAATGCTGGTGTATTTGTCACTGAAGTGCTTGATATAATTTATAATGGAATTGACATAGCTATTCTTGACTGCTCCGCTGAAACACATATGCCTGATGTTTTAGCAATGCCATATACTCCAAAAATAATTGGAGCTGACAAACCAGGTGTTTACAAATACACTTACAGGCTTGGAGGGATATCTTGCCTGGCAGGTGATTTTATAGGTACATACACGTTCAAAAACCCGCTGAAAGTTGGTGATAGATTGGTTTTGCTTGATATGGCGTTATACTCTTTCGTCAAAAATACCACATTTAATGGGATAGAACTTCCCTCAATAATCTACTTTGACAAAGATTATACTATAACGTATCAAAAGGATTTTGATTATTTTGACTACAAAAACAGGTTATCATAGCTTTTTATAAAGCATTGTCACAAAATCCTCGTGATAAATGGCTCTTATAAACTTAAATCCACTGTTTATATATTTAGATTTCACAAAATAGGCATCCTCAATGGGGATGCCTGATAAAACAAGCTCCCCTTCCGATTTTAAACTTTGAAAATTATATTCGAGTAGATTAAGAATTATATCTACATAAATATTTGCCACAATTACATCAAACTTTGATTTGATACAGTTGTTATCTCCGCAAGCTATATAAATATTATCAAGATTATTGGCTATGATATTCAATTTACTGGTCACACAAGCCTTATAAGATATATCAAAACCCACAATATTTTCAGCACCGCACATGGAAGCTGCTATCGACAATATCCCTGTGCCACAACCAATATCTAAAAAAGACTTACCATTTAAATTCATCTCCCCAATTAATTTCAGACACCCTTTCGTGGTCTCGTGTTCACCGCTGCCAAATGCACCGTTTGATATTACAAACTTTCTATTGTTTATTGTGTAAGTGAATCTTTTATTTTCCATGCGACTTTGTAACAGCTGCACAAATATTTTTCAACTGAATTGATACAGTTTGCAAAACAAAAATTATCTTATAACCTATTAAATCCTAATAAAATAATTTTATTTTTAATTATCTTCTAAAAATTATTGACATTTATGTCTAATAGTAATAACAGTTCAAATTTATAAACCTAAGGTGAGGTGCAATATGACTAATTTTACTAAAAAGAGTGCATACAATGTAGCAATTGCCGGTGCCACCGGTGCAGTCGGAGAAACTTTCTTACAAATTTTAGAAGAGAGAAATTTCCCTATCAAAAACTTAAAACTCCTTGCTTCTGCAAGATCTGTTGGCAAAAAGTTGAAGTTTAAGGGTAATGAATATACAGTAGAAGAACTAACTCACGATTCTTTCAAGGATGTAGATATTGCCCTTTTCTCTGCGGGCGGTTCAAGAAGTCTTGAATTTGCTCCTTCAGCAGCTAAAGCAGGTGCACTTGTAATTGATAACAGCTCTGCATTCAGGATGGATAGGGATGTACCTCTTGTTGTGCCTGAAGTAAACCCACAAGATGCTTTCAAACACAACGGAATTATTGCAAATCCTAACTGCACAACAATCATTATGGTAGTTGCGCTCAAACCACTTCATGACTATTCAAAGATTAAAAGGGTTGTAGTTTCTTCTTATCAGTCTGCCTCCGGTGCAGGGGCTAAGGCAATGGAAGAGCTCATGAAACAGACAAGAGATTGGGCTGCAGGCAAGGAATTAAAAGTAGAAAATTTTGCCCATCAACTGCTATTTAACGTAATTCCACATATCGATAAATTTACTGAAAACGGCTACACAAAAGAAGAGATGAAAATGTTTAATGAAACAAGAAAGATAATGGGTGACGATACAATTAAGGTAAGTGCTACTTGTGTCAGGGTGCCTGTTTTATCTGCACACTCAGAAGCTGTCACTGTTGAAACTGAGAAAGAGATATCTGTTGAAAAGGCAAAAGAACTTTTTGCTTCAGCTAAAGGTTTACAAATTATAGATAATCCAGACAAAAATGAATACCCTATGCCACTTTTTGTAGCAGGCAAAGATGACTGCTATGTGGGAAGAATAAGAAAAGACATATCTGCTGAAAATAGTTTGAGTTTCTGGGTTGTTGGTGACCAATTAAGAAAGGGTGCTGCACTTAATGCTATTCAGATTGCTGAGCTCTTTATAAAATAACTCAAGGCATCCGCAAGGATGCCTTTTTTATTCATACTTTCCAAAATAAAATATTTAATCCTTTTAAAAAATCAAACAATATTGAAAACAAATATCTTGATTTTAAATGTGTTAAAGTTTATTTCATTACTAAATCAAAATTAAAGGGGTTTTATATGATACTTATTACAGGAGCAGCAGGATTTATTGGCAGCTATCTGATGGGATATCTGAATAAGCTTGGTGAAGATAGAATCTTGGCTGTTGATAAGCTGGGAGCAAAAGAAAAATGGAAAAATTTACTTGGGAAAAAATATATCGATTTTGTTGACAGGGACTATTTTATTGAAAATCTTGGAAATTTTAATAACATCAAATTTATTTTCCATATTGGTGCTTGCGCAGACACTACGGAATTAAACCTTGATTATCTAATGAGCGTAAATTTTGGCTACAGTAAAAAGCTTTTTAAATATGCCGAAGATAAAAAAATACCATTTATTTATGCAAGCAGTGCAGCAACATACGGTGCAGGCGAATACGGATATTCAGACAACACCGAATTCATTAACAAACTTCGCCCTTTAAACCCTTACGGTTTTTCCAAACAGATTTTTGATGAGTGGGTTTTAAGGCAAAATGACAAGCCACCTTTCTGGGCAGGGTTTAAGTTTTTCAATGTGTTTGGTCCAAATGAATATCATAAAGGAAGAATGGCAAGCGTTATATTCCATGCTTACAACCAATTAAAAGAAACAAAAAAGATACGTCTCTTTAAATCCCACAAAGACGGTTATAAAGATGGTGAGCAAAAACGAGATTTTGTTTACGTGCTTGATGTTTGCAAAGTCTTGACATTTTTTTATGAAAAACAAACAAAATCAGATATTTACAACCTTGGAACAGGTACTGCAAGGACTTTTAACGATTTGGCTGAAAGTGTTATTAAATACAGTGGCATAGATGGTCAAATAGAATATTTTGATATGCCGGAAGATTTAAGAGACAGATATCAATATTTTACTGAAGCAGATATGGATAAGCTCAAGAGTGTGGGATACGAAAAAGATTTTTCTACATTAGAGGAATCTATAAAGGACTATGTTACAAATTATCTAATGGAAAACTATAAAACTTATTGAGGTAAATATGGCAATATCTAACTGTTTTATCGGTTGTAACAAAGAGTTAAAAGAAGCTGAGATTGCTTTAATCGGCCTGCCTTACGATGGAACTAGTAGTTACAGGCCTGGCTCAAGATTTGCTCCAAATGCTATCAGAGAGGCATCTTACGGGTTAGAAACGTACTCACCTGTATTTGATGCGGATTTAGAAGAAAATATATCGGTTTGCGATACAGGTGACATTGAGCTCCCTTTTGGCGATGTTAAAAGAACATT
This DNA window, taken from Deferrivibrio essentukiensis, encodes the following:
- the pepD gene encoding beta-Ala-His dipeptidase, coding for MTENIVKYFKEISGVPRCSKNEGKIIQYLKGWAEKNNFPFTEDRGNNLFVYVGDNAEKVALQSHLDMVCEKSPEVNHDFTKDPINIIIDGDIIKANGTTLGADNGIGVAMMMTLAEDKDILKNKGLELLFTVDEETGLNGANNLESGLLSSKYMINLDSEDDDEIIIGCAGGRDLYGDKKYNFLKSQVAYSYQIEITGLFGGHSGVDIDKNRLNAIKLMGEILNFIGDIEISLINGGTRHNVIPTGAISVFNSNLSYDEIEKICKEFEEKYKNIESKLNVALSKNENLVNSLNKYDSKELISLIQELPYGVMERQENHVVLSSNLAKVTTDGGIIKFLLSIRSSDKELKEKLNEKISSIFKKFNYSFFSDNDYPAWQPDFNSKLLGIAKQIYDNNYSDLKVKIIHAGLECGIIKEKYPEIDVISIGPNIKFPHSVNENVSISSINKVYRWCKEIILSLS
- the trxA gene encoding thioredoxin, coding for MATVFTTENFKSEVLDSDVPVLVDFWAVWCGPCKMLTPTIDQIAKEFEGKAKVGKVNVDDNQQLAAQFGIMSIPTVIIFKGGKVVEQFIGVQPKGVYVDALNKHL
- a CDS encoding FmdB family zinc ribbon protein; this translates as MPIYEYECKDCKNIFSKLVIKQDAKVECPSCKSQNVEKKMSKVSSVGNAGSTSSCGHSGFS
- a CDS encoding integration host factor subunit beta, with protein sequence MTKSELIEKLSEEYPDMTKKQIEFIVNGVFSSIKDTLKSGGKVEIRGFGSFKVREKSAKTGRNPKTGEKVEVPAKKVPYFKPGKEIKEQLINL
- the murJ gene encoding murein biosynthesis integral membrane protein MurJ, which produces MKFKEKKRSLFAKILHSSFGVFTSRIFGLIRDLVIAALFGASKYTDAFFVAFAIPNLFRALFAEGALSSAFIPILAENRNKGVKYSNTYMTKIITYLFLIVGLLTFIIIIFSKYFILLFLPGYATDKEMVIFASNILKIVMPYLLFISISSIFAGFLNLLGSFFIPQSSTALLNISMIAGAYIGWIFDNNIYYLAYGVFVGGILQLLLLFVFSYIYGYRIQSNLKMSDNVKKTFLLIIPSIFGVGISQLNFTVGRIIASFLNEGSISYLYYANRLFQFPLGVFSVALSGVALAELSKTDIIDTQSKQHNLIDKAFIAIILIILPATIGLILLSDEITRFIYQRNHFTALDAAQTASALIMYSAGLIFFSFVNLFTKVFHSRKDTKTPVKIAAISFICNVIFMLLFIKWFSHAGIALASSFAAGINAFLLYAYIRDYSFNFKNNLAIILKIVSASAIMATVVTILKHYSLNLLIVILISAMTYFLCLAVLKVNIRRVLK
- the dtd gene encoding D-aminoacyl-tRNA deacylase codes for the protein MKCCIQRADSAYVEIDGKIYSQIEKGLLVLVGFFNNDEESYIDFMSKKVCGLRIFENDSGKMDLSVQDIEGELLIVSQFTLAGEVKKGMRPDFMNAMHPEKAVRYYEKFIEKCKNILGESKVKTGVFGAKMKIGLVNNGPVTIILEKQEK
- a CDS encoding MBL fold metallo-hydrolase; translation: MKLQILNVGPLYVNCSIFSVNDKCIIFDPGDDFKEIDEYLTKNKLTPLFILNTHGHFDHIGAVNEIKEKYNIPFYVSKKDEQIMEDSAKQAVIFGLPPRKAPIIDKDVKDGDIFEIEGVKIRAIATPGHTPGGMCYLIENQHILISGDSLFYLSIGRTDFPYSDFDALVSGIKNKLFKLPSETVVIPGHGDKTTIGFEKKTNPFLR
- the speA gene encoding biosynthetic arginine decarboxylase, with protein sequence MDYGIKIWSKNYFKIKDGKVIINHGKKPAIVDIVKDVRSEGYKGPLLIRFPHLIKNQIDTLFESFEKSMKEYSYNGKFNGVFPLKVNQFPNFVIPLTEISQGYNYGLEAGSKPELIIAMSYTNLGSPIIVNGFKDKEMITLGFIAAQMGHDITITIEGINELETILEVAKEMGSPYPNIGLRIRLHSSGIGIWAKSGGINSKFGLTSAELVEAMTMLKQADMLENFKMIHFHIGSQISEISPMKKALREAGNIYAELYKMGATNLNSVDLGGGLAVEYSQHKGIYEKNYTLEEFTSDVVYLLKMIAQNKKVPEPDIYIEAGRFIAASHAIVVAPVLELFSQEYDQKELNLKEKNPPLIDELYELYKIMNENNAIEFLHDSLDHMESLLTLFDLGYIDLIDRSNTEILVHLIIKKAVDLLRNKDLTDIINIQNMIQERYLLNFSIFQSLPDYWGLGQNFPVMPLEKLDEKPTRSASLWDITCDSDGEISFDTQKPLFLHDVNLIEEDYFLCFFLVGAYQETMGMQHNLFTHPTELTVDFDEEGNYEIKNIIEAQNILDILDDMDYDIKDVERRLKQKIEESKKINDDMRSYILGKLYVFLSENCYLKTIAGCKND
- a CDS encoding saccharopine dehydrogenase family protein; amino-acid sequence: MGKVIIIGAGGVGNVVAKKCASLPNVFTEICLASRTLSKCEQIAKEVKKNYNVDINVEQVDADNVKDLVALFKKYNPDLVINVALPYQDLTIMDACLEAGVNYLDTANYEPIDTAHFEYSWQWAYQDKFKEKGLMAILGCGFDPGVTNIFCAYAQKHLYDEINYIDILDCNAGDHGHPFATNFNPEINIREVTQVVRHWNEGKWVETPPIIEDGSVHFTFNYPEAGPRESYLLYHEEMESLVKNIKGLKRIRFWMTFSDNYLTHLKVLQNVGMTRIDEVDYEGCKVVPLKFLKALLPDPGSLGENYKGKTVIGCVFDGIKGGKRFKKYIYNVCDHAEAYKEVQAQAVSYTTGVPAMIGAMMFLTGEWKGEGVFNVEQLDPDKFMEALNKYGLPWQVTDFDGKLPE
- the nspC gene encoding carboxynorspermidine decarboxylase, which produces MKKFVDIAETYFPTKITGRVKTPCYLISEKKIEENCQVLDYVQKETGAKILLALKAFAQPYGFNIIKKYLHGVCASGPVEARLGREEFSKEVHTFAPAFTKKQFDEVLQYSDHIIFNSVNQFNKYAHLAKSNGKEVGLRVNPGYSEVEVELYDPCAVGSRFGVNPENLTDFDIAQLDGLHFHAMCEQNADVLVRVLESFENRFGKYIDKLKWVNFGGGHHITREDYDINLLIETINKFRKKHNNINVYLEPGEAVVLNAGVFVTEVLDIIYNGIDIAILDCSAETHMPDVLAMPYTPKIIGADKPGVYKYTYRLGGISCLAGDFIGTYTFKNPLKVGDRLVLLDMALYSFVKNTTFNGIELPSIIYFDKDYTITYQKDFDYFDYKNRLS
- a CDS encoding 50S ribosomal protein L11 methyltransferase, encoding MENKRFTYTINNRKFVISNGAFGSGEHETTKGCLKLIGEMNLNGKSFLDIGCGTGILSIAASMCGAENIVGFDISYKACVTSKLNIIANNLDNIYIACGDNNCIKSKFDVIVANIYVDIILNLLEYNFQSLKSEGELVLSGIPIEDAYFVKSKYINSGFKFIRAIYHEDFVTMLYKKL